GAATGGTCAATATTCGTGAGTAGGTACACTTCGCGAATCACCTTTCCTTCGGCGGTCTCTTCGCCCGCAATCAGCCCGCAGGCTTCTTCCGGCAAATTCTTTTCCGCATGCGCCAGGATTTTTTCGTAGTTGTCTTTTGAAATTGTAATCATTGAAAACCTCTAGACATGAAGTCGCAGCAAGTGGTTAGTGATTAGTGGTTGGTGGCTAGGATATGCAAAAAAGGACATCTTGATATCAGCGTTCCTGTTTACGGCCTAACCACTGTTTACTAACCACTGCATACTAACCACTTTCTAATGCTTCAAATCGCAAACCGCCTGTTCGTAGTCGATGAGCTGGGTGATGGTCGGGTGCGTGCCGCACACGGCGCAGTCTTCGGTATGCGTCGGGAGCTTCACCTTGCGGAATTCCATCGTGAGCGCATTGTAAGTGAGCAAGTAGCCCGTGAGCAGGTTACCTACACCGAGAATGTACTTGACGGCTTCCATCGCCTGCAGACTACCGATAACGCCGCCCATCGCGCCAATCACGCCCGCCTGCTTGCATGTCGGCACAGCATCTTTCGGAGGCGGCTCCTTGAACACGCAGCGGTAGCAAGGGCCCTGGCCCGGAACACACGTCATAAGCTGCCCCTGGAAGCGGATGATTCCCGCATGGGAGAAAGGTTTCTTCGCCATCACGCAGGCGTCGTTAATGAGGAACTTCGCCGGGAAATTATCCGTGCCGTCGATGATGAAATCGTAATCCTTGATGAGGTCAAGAATGTTTTCGCTCGTCACAAAGGTATGGTACGTAATCACCTTCACGTCGGGATTCATCGCTTCCATCGTCTCTTTCGCGGACTGCACCTTGGGCTTGCCCACATCCTGCGTGGCATGGATAATCTGGCGCTGCAGATTGGAAAGGTCGACCACGTCGGCATCGGCAATGCCGATGGTGCCCACGCCTGCTGCAGCAAGGTACATGGCTACAGGGGCACCGAGGCCACCAGCACCAATCACGAGAACTTTTGCGTTCAGGAGCTTCTTCTGGCCCTTCGCGCCCACCTCTTTCAAGATGATGTGGCGCGAATAGCGCTCCAGTTGTTCGTTAGTAAAAGCCATTAGCAGCCGCCTCCCATGAAGTAGAGGAACTCGACGCTGTCACCGTCCTTGAGAACGGCCTTGTCAAAAGTTCCGCCCTCGACAAACGCCTCGTTCACCGAAACGGTCACGTAAAGCGGGTTATCAATCTTCTCGGCTTCAATCAGCTCTGCTACGGTGAGACCATCCTTGTATTCTTTCTTGTTTCCTGCAACAGTAATAATCATTTTATACTCCTTAAAAGTTATTCACCGACCTTTTTCACGATAAGTGTGTAAGTTCCATCTTGATTGTCGTCGAGTTTGAGAATTTCATGGCCTTCTTCCTTGATGCTGCGCGGCACATTTTGCACCGGTTCACCATCGTTCAAGCGGATAGAAAGAATTTGGCCTTCGTCAAGTTCTTCCAGAGCGACCTTCGCCTTCACGAAAGTGGTCGGGCACACGACATCGGTAATATCGATCGTATCGTCAATCTTAAATTCTGCCATTTTTTGTTTCTCCGTACATTGTTGTTTAATTCAAGCGCAAATATAGAACGGCTTTTTGCCCCTGTCCAATACTATCTTTTTATGCAGAATTATCAGTTTTTTCTATAGCAAGTGCAATCCTATGGTTTTTGATGACATTAAATCAATTCCGAGCACATTAATCTTTCGTCTGTAGCAACCTTGCGATCGTCCTCTCGACTAAATAATGTAGTACCAGACATCGCTTTGTTTGAGTTCTTCCGTTTTATGTTTTTTATCGGTAGACACGTAATCCATTTCAAGATTCTTCATGCTTACGCGGGTATTTGCGGCAACGGAACTCGTGATGAATGCGTTGCCACCGATGACAGCGTTTTCGCCGATGACGGTTTCGCCACCGAGAATAGAAGCACCTGCGTAAATAGTGACATTATCTTGAATGGTGGGGTGACGTTTTTTGCCGGAAAGTTTTTGGCCACCTCTTGTCGAAAGTGCGCCCAAGGTTACTCCCTGATAAATTTTCACATTTTTTCCGATAACGGCGGTTTCGCCAATCACAATGCCCGTGCCGTGGTCAATAAAGAAATACTTGCCAATAGTCGCACCAGGGTGAATATCAATGCCCGTTTTGGAATGTGCATATTCGGTCATAAGACGTGGAAGTACAGGCACATGTAAAAGGTAAAGTTCATGGGCGATGCGGTAAATCGTTGTTGCCATGAGGCCGGGGTAGGCGAGAATGATTTCGTCAAGGCAGCCGGCGGCGGGGTCACCGTCGTAAGCAGCGTGCAAATCGGTTTCCAGAAATTCGCGGACCTGCGGAATCTTCGCGAAGAATTCCTTGCAAATACGGTAGCTTTCAATCTTGCGTTCTTCCGATGTCATCGTGCCACGCAGTTTGCAATAATCCAAAGCGATCGCCACCTGCTTGTGAAGGTGATAGAAAGTATCTTCGATAATGACTGCAAAGCTGTTTTTCGGGTTGTAAATTTTGTGTGTGCGGTCCCTGAAATGCCCGGGATAAACCACGCGGATTAAATTCTGCAAAATCGTTTGAATTTCGGCCTGGTCAGGTCGATTGTAGATGTCGATGTTATCGATATGCTTGTTGCCGTTGTAATCGTCGAAAATAGTTTGTACGGCTTTTGCTACTTCAGATTCTTGGATTAATTCGTGCATTGTGAATTTAGGTATGAAAAAGAAATAGTGATTAGTGGTTAGTGGTTGGTGGTTAGGGCGGCTTCGCCGCAGTATGCTAATTGCAATATCCTAACCACTGTTTACTAATCACTAACCACTTTATTATGCAAACGTCTTCAGCGCCCTCACGAGAGCGTCGATGTCGTCCGGAGAGTTGTATAGCGCAAGCGTCGGGCGAACGGTTGTTTCGTAACCGAAATGCCTGAGCACCGGCTGTGCGCAGTGGTGACCTGTACGCACGGCAACACCGTAGGCGTCAAGCCTCTTGCCCACTTCTTCGTCGGAATAACCGTCGAGCTTGAAGGCGAGAGCAGATGCCTTGTTGAGTGCCGTGCCTACAAGGTGCAGACCCTTGACGGTCTTCAGTTCCTTGAGGCCATACTGCAACAGTTCATGTTCCCAGCGGAATACGCAGGGCATCCCGATTTCGGAGAGATACTGGAGTGCAGCACCCAAGCCAACGGCGTCAGCGATGCTTCCGGTTCCTGCCTCGAACTTGTTCGGGATTCCGTTGTAGATGGTGCGTTCGAAGGTCACGTCGGCAATCATGTTGCCGCCGCCGTGGTACGGGCGGGCCGCTTCCAGCAATTCCTTCTTGCCGTAAACGACACCGATACCGGTCGGGGCAAACACCTTGTGTCCAGAGAACACGAAGAAGTCTGCGTCGAGGGCGGAAACGTTCACCGGAATGTGCGCGATGGACTGCGCACCGTCAATGAGGATTCTCACGCCGTGCCTGTGGGCGATGGCGATGAGTTCTTCAATCGGGGTGACCGTACCGAGCACGTTCGAGACATGCGTCACTGAGACGAACTTGGTGCGCTTCGTGAACAGAGCCTCGTAATCGTGCAACTTGAGCTGGCCGGTAGAATCGCAGGGAATCACCTTGATGATAGCGCCTGTTTCTTCGGCGATGAGCTGCCACGGCACAATGTTGGCGTGGTGTTCCAAAATGGAGACGATGATTTCGTCGCCCGGCTGGAGCGTCGGTTTCACGTAGGCGTTAGCCACCAAGTTGATTGCTTCGGTGGTACCGCGCACAAAAACGATTTCCTGCGAAGACGGAGCCCCGATAAAGTCGCGCACGATGTTACGGGCGTTTTCGTAGGCATCCGTCGATATGGCCGCGAGTGTATGGGCACCACGGTGCACGTTGGAGTTCTCGTTTTCGTAGTAGTACTTGAGGCGATCAATCACCACTTGCGGGCGCTGCGTCGTAGCACCGTTATCGAGCCAAACGAGCGGATGCCCGTTTACCTGTTTCGAAAGAATCGGGAAATCGGCGCGAATCTGTGCAAGTGTCTTGGAACCAATGCGGATGGATTCGTTGCGGGAATTGGAGCCGCTGTTTGCGTTGCCGGCCTTGTTCACGGAATCGCCGCCGAGAGATGTCGGAGCGTCTATCGGACGAGCGTTCTGTGCAGCCTGCGTTTTGGACACGACCTTCGGGGAGTAACCCTGTGCCGGTGCGGGCGCTGCTGGAACATCACCGAACTGCGACACAAATTCTGCTTCGGGAACCGCAGGGGCTTCCACGGAATTGAGCCAGGTATCGGCGGAATTGCCACCATAGGCAAACGGAGCCGAAGAAGTCGGCTGGTCGCCATAGGTCGCAAACGGATGTTCCCAGTCGAATGCGGGAGTCTGGCTGATGGCAGCCGCTCCTTGGGCGGCGCTCACTCCCTGAGCCGCAGAAGCATTCTGCACTTCGGGTGCCGCGGGAGTTGCAGCATAGGCACTGTCCGTCAAGTCGGGAAAGTACTCATTTGCCAACTGCTCCAGTTCAGCCGCATTGGGAACTCCGGCGAGCTCTTCCAGCGATCTGGTATCTGGATTATTCGTAATCATAGTATTCGCCAACCTCTACGTCTTCGAGAACAGCAATGGCGTCGTCGGCAAGGATAGCCGCAGAGCAGTACAGGGAAAGCAGGTAAGAAGCGACGCCCTTGTTGTCGATGCCGCGGAAACGCACGGAGAGACCGCGAGAATGTTCGTTCTTGAGACCCGCCTGGAAAAGTCCAATCACGCCGCGCTTGGCTTCGCCAGTACGCACAAGCAGGATGTTAGTCTTGCCACCCTGGGACTTCGGATTCTTCACGCCGTCCACGAGGAGCTTGTCGGTCGGGACCAGAGGAATTCCGCGCCAGGTGAGGAACTTGCCACCGGCAATGTCCACGACAACAGGCGGCACACCGCGGCGGGTACATTCGCGTTCGAATGCGGCAATGGCACGCGGGTGAGCGAGGAAGAAAGACGGTTCCTTCCAAACCTTCGAAATGAGTTCATCGAGATCATCCGGTGTGGGGCGGCCATCATCGCGACGCGGCTGAATGCGCTGGGAATCGGCGATGTTCTTCAACAGACCGTAATCGTCGTTGTTAATGAGCTGGCTTTCCTGACGTTCGCGGAGCGATTCGATAGCGAGACCGAGCTGTTCCTGAACCTGGTCATATGGAGAGCTGTAAACATCTTCAATCGCCGTGTTCACGTTGATAATCGTGGAGATGGAGCTCAACTTGTATTCGCGCGGTTCGGTTTCGTATTCAACGTAGCCTTCCGGGATAATATCCGTCTTCTTGGTCTGGCTGCAAAGAACATCGAGAGGGGTTTCGCCTTCTACGACCTTGTTCACGCGGAACAGGCCAGTTTCCAGGCCCTTGAATTCAAGGAACTTGGTGAGCCACTTCGGAGTGAGGGCACCGTATTGTGGCTTAGTCTTAGTGACGTTAGCAAGGTTATAGGCGGCCTTTGCACCAAGTGCATTGATGCCGACTTTTTTATCAGTAGTTTCATTTGCCATAGTGATTTACCTCTTGGGTTTTGTGTTAAGTCTTGCACTTCGTCGTCCTGGAGACCGTAGGCCAATAGGAACCAGTGCAGTTTTATAAGATTTCCTATCCATTTGATAGGTTTTGCGCGTAAAAATTTTATAGCCAGGCACCCTCGTGGGAGAACATAATATCTTTCATCGCATCGACACCTCCCTTCAGGTTGTATAGCGGTCCCGTGTAACCTGCCTCACGCAAGGTATTGATGGCGAGAACACTACGTTTACCCTGTTTGCAGATAAAAACCGTATCCTTGTTCGGATCCAGTTCTTTTTGCCTGCGGGCCAGCTGCCCGATGGGAATCACGATGGCGTTGGGGAAGCGTAAAATCGCCCGTTCATGGGGTTCGCGCACATCGATAATGGTCAGCGGGTCGCCATTGTCAATCTTCTTCGCCAGTTCTTCGGGCGTAAA
The window above is part of the Fibrobacter sp. UWH4 genome. Proteins encoded here:
- a CDS encoding molybdopterin-synthase adenylyltransferase MoeB, which codes for MAFTNEQLERYSRHIILKEVGAKGQKKLLNAKVLVIGAGGLGAPVAMYLAAAGVGTIGIADADVVDLSNLQRQIIHATQDVGKPKVQSAKETMEAMNPDVKVITYHTFVTSENILDLIKDYDFIIDGTDNFPAKFLINDACVMAKKPFSHAGIIRFQGQLMTCVPGQGPCYRCVFKEPPPKDAVPTCKQAGVIGAMGGVIGSLQAMEAVKYILGVGNLLTGYLLTYNALTMEFRKVKLPTHTEDCAVCGTHPTITQLIDYEQAVCDLKH
- the thiS gene encoding sulfur carrier protein ThiS, with translation MIITVAGNKKEYKDGLTVAELIEAEKIDNPLYVTVSVNEAFVEGGTFDKAVLKDGDSVEFLYFMGGGC
- a CDS encoding sulfurtransferase TusA family protein; translation: MAEFKIDDTIDITDVVCPTTFVKAKVALEELDEGQILSIRLNDGEPVQNVPRSIKEEGHEILKLDDNQDGTYTLIVKKVGE
- the epsC gene encoding serine O-acetyltransferase EpsC translates to MHELIQESEVAKAVQTIFDDYNGNKHIDNIDIYNRPDQAEIQTILQNLIRVVYPGHFRDRTHKIYNPKNSFAVIIEDTFYHLHKQVAIALDYCKLRGTMTSEERKIESYRICKEFFAKIPQVREFLETDLHAAYDGDPAAGCLDEIILAYPGLMATTIYRIAHELYLLHVPVLPRLMTEYAHSKTGIDIHPGATIGKYFFIDHGTGIVIGETAVIGKNVKIYQGVTLGALSTRGGQKLSGKKRHPTIQDNVTIYAGASILGGETVIGENAVIGGNAFITSSVAANTRVSMKNLEMDYVSTDKKHKTEELKQSDVWYYII
- a CDS encoding cysteine desulfurase; this encodes MITNNPDTRSLEELAGVPNAAELEQLANEYFPDLTDSAYAATPAAPEVQNASAAQGVSAAQGAAAISQTPAFDWEHPFATYGDQPTSSAPFAYGGNSADTWLNSVEAPAVPEAEFVSQFGDVPAAPAPAQGYSPKVVSKTQAAQNARPIDAPTSLGGDSVNKAGNANSGSNSRNESIRIGSKTLAQIRADFPILSKQVNGHPLVWLDNGATTQRPQVVIDRLKYYYENENSNVHRGAHTLAAISTDAYENARNIVRDFIGAPSSQEIVFVRGTTEAINLVANAYVKPTLQPGDEIIVSILEHHANIVPWQLIAEETGAIIKVIPCDSTGQLKLHDYEALFTKRTKFVSVTHVSNVLGTVTPIEELIAIAHRHGVRILIDGAQSIAHIPVNVSALDADFFVFSGHKVFAPTGIGVVYGKKELLEAARPYHGGGNMIADVTFERTIYNGIPNKFEAGTGSIADAVGLGAALQYLSEIGMPCVFRWEHELLQYGLKELKTVKGLHLVGTALNKASALAFKLDGYSDEEVGKRLDAYGVAVRTGHHCAQPVLRHFGYETTVRPTLALYNSPDDIDALVRALKTFA
- a CDS encoding family 2A encapsulin nanocompartment shell protein, which translates into the protein MANETTDKKVGINALGAKAAYNLANVTKTKPQYGALTPKWLTKFLEFKGLETGLFRVNKVVEGETPLDVLCSQTKKTDIIPEGYVEYETEPREYKLSSISTIINVNTAIEDVYSSPYDQVQEQLGLAIESLRERQESQLINNDDYGLLKNIADSQRIQPRRDDGRPTPDDLDELISKVWKEPSFFLAHPRAIAAFERECTRRGVPPVVVDIAGGKFLTWRGIPLVPTDKLLVDGVKNPKSQGGKTNILLVRTGEAKRGVIGLFQAGLKNEHSRGLSVRFRGIDNKGVASYLLSLYCSAAILADDAIAVLEDVEVGEYYDYE